ATATCCCCTATACCTTGGTCAAAAATCAGTTCTGAAGAAACTCGGGAATCTATACAGCTCAAAATTGTTGCGAAGGGATATTGCCCCAATGCGGTTTCGGTTACCTGGGTCAATAAATCTCTATCCGCTTGTTTTTTTTCTATAAAGCGCTTATTGCCCTCTTTTAATAGTTCCCAAGCTTTATTGGGGTTAAGAGCATCTTGGGTTTGTTTAGTTTGCGTAATCATTTTCTATATTTTTTTGTGATTCTTTGTCCAATTTGAAAAACTTAATATAGCTTTCGGGGTTTTCTACTTCGCCTCTTTCTGAAACCAATTTTATGTTTATGTTCTTATTTCTGGCTTTCTCAGAGAAATCCTCTAAAATTTCAATGATATCGTTGTCCAAATAACGGGTTTTTCTAACGTCCAATTCAAGATATGAATTTTCAGGAAGACTATCCAATTCCTTCAAGATGGCACCTTTGTTAAAAAATGTTACTTCTTCAGCTAAGGTCATTTTAATTTTATGGACACCGTTACTTTTATCCTCAATATGGAGAAAGTGAGAGTTTTGATAACTCTTTATCAAGATAACTATGATTCCCACTCCCAGACCAAGACCGATTCCTACCAATAAATCTGTGAATACGATTCCGACTACGGTAACTACAAAAGGAACAAATTGCTTCCAACCCAGATGGTACATTTTTTTGAAGAGTCCAGGTTTGGCCAATTTATATCCAACAATAAACAAGATGGCTGCCAGTACGGACAAGGGAATCATATTCAATAATTTTGGAATAAGTACTACCGAAATCAATAGAAAAAAACCATGTATGATTGCTGAGGCCTTAGTCCTACCACCGGATTGGATATTTGCGGAACTTCTAACGATTACCTGGGTAACGGGCAAGCCACCAAGTAAACCGGATACGCTATTCCCTATCCCTTGTGCCAAAAGTTCTCTGTTCGTTGGTGTAGTTCTTTTGTAGGGATCCAATTTGTCAGTAGCTTCTACACATAACAACGTCTCTAAACTAGCAACCAGGGCAATAGTAAATGCCGTTATCCAAATTTCTGGATTACCGATTACACCAAAGTTTGGAAACCGTAAAAGGGTTTTAAAAGAGTCCATACTCTCGGGAATGGGAACGCTTACCAAATGTTCACTCGAGATTGCCAATTGCTCATTATTTTTAGTGAAGACAAAATATAGTATCCCTAAGACAACCGCGACTAAAGGTCCTTGAATTAATTTGAAGATCTTGGACTTTTTGCTCAATACTTGGTCCCATACTATTAAAATAATCAATGCAATTACCGCTATAAGCGTAGCGCCTGGGCTTATAAAGTTTATGGCATTCAGAATTTCGCTGAACGTATTTTCTCCATCTACTTGAAAAAATGAAAAATCTCCTTCGGGGTCTGAATCATAGCCAAAAAAGTGCGGAATTTGTTTTAGAATGATGATGATTCCTATACCGGTCAACATTCCCTTTATAACAGATGATGGGAAATAATAAGCGATGACACCCGCTTTTAAAATGCCAAAAATAATTTGAATGATCCCTCCTAGTACCACAGCGACCAGAAAGTTTTCAAAACCTCCCAAGGTACCTATCGCTGTTAAAACTATTGCGGCAAGACCAGCTGCGGGACCGCTCACCCCTATTTGTGAATTACTGAGTGCACCAACTAATATACCGCCAACAATTCCGGCAATAAGGCCAGAAAACAAGGGTGCTCCACTTGCCAGAGCAATACCAAGGCAAAGGGGAAGTGCTACAAAGAATACTACAATACTAGCCGGCAGGTCATTTTTTATATACTTGAACATAATATTAAACTGGATTGGTCTTCAAAACAAAGAATGGTTGAAGAGGATTAGAAACTAAAAAAATAATTTTAACTGAATGTCTTAGGAGGTGGGATTATAATATCAGTATTAAAATTGGAAGTTGGAAAAGTATGTCCAATATGATTTAGGTTTTTATTCTGAAGGAGAGTAAAATGGGATGACACATAATTGAGTAAGAACAAATCTTTTTCATCAAACTTCTTCTCAGACTCTTTTTCATGATTCTTTTCTTCCTCATTAGCATCTGCAAGAACGACAATATCATGTTTTTGGCTAAGCAAGGGCATAATGGATGGAGCCAAAATGGAGAATATCAGCAATAGCGCAATACAAGGAAATGAAATGGTTCTTAACACCAGGTTGCTTTTTACAAGAATAATAGTAAAGCTATTAATTTTTGTCGAACCTTGGCTAAAAATCTTTTAATAATCTTAGATTTTCGCTTGTCAACCAGCCTGTTTGCCCGTCCGTAAGCCTTATTTTTTTCCAATCTTCGAGTTCATCTAAAACATTGACCTTGGTTCCTTCATGAAGTGTAAATACGACTTCACTGTTGGTATTGGGCTCCGAAGTTATCTTGACTTCCGAACTGAAGATGATGGCGGGGTTATCCTTTTTAAAATCTTGATATTGGAGATATGCGATCAAAATACTGAAAAAACCAAGAATCAAAGCGATGACACTAGTAATGAAAGCAATTCGTTTCTGAGTTGCAAAACGCAAGAAAAAGTAAGCTAAATAAGCTAAAACAAATAGGAGAATCAAAGCAACTGCTAAATAGGACCACTGATCGAAGGATAGCATGTTCACAATACTGGAATATAGTGCTGCAATATCGGTTTTTGGGATTTCTTCGACTGCATCCAATCTCATATTCTCCGCATAAGCAAGGTTGTTAAGAATTTCGCTATCGTTTGGTTTTAACAACAGCGCCTTTTCATAATAATAGATGCTGGGGCCAATGGCATTTAGTTTGTAGTGGCAATTGCCCAAGTTGAAATAAAGTGAAGCCGAGTGCTCCCCGTTTTCCAATATTTGCTCATAGTTTTCTATAGCTTGGGTATATTCACCTTTGTTATAGTGTTCGGTAGCTCTTGTAAAACGGGCCTCGTTTTGGGATATTCCAAAGTAAACCGAAAATAGACAGATTAGTATGGCCAACTTTTTGATGCTCATAATTGTTTGTCCAATTTAGAGATTACTTCGCTTGCGCTGTCGTAATCATTCTTCATTTGAACATCTGAGAAGGGACTATAGCGCGCCATTTCACAGTTTTTGAGTAAACTTATGAATCCATCGATATCATCAGTGTCCACTTTCTTTTCGGTCAATATAGCTGTGATTTTTTCTTTACTGAATTCTGTAGTCTCAATCTTCAATTTAGCTTTTAGATAATTATGAAGCCCCTTTTCCAAAGCTACATAAAATGCCTCTTTGTTACCAAGCTCTTTTTTGGAGGTTGACAGATATTTTCTGGCAAGTTTGTTTGCTTGCTTTATTTTGTTGCCTATGACGTCACTGGCAATCGCTTCTCTTTTCTTGAAGGAGAACACAGCAATGGGAATCAATAACAATGGCAATAACAATAGAAGATAAAAATTGTTGGAACCAAAGAAATAGCGGGTTCCTATTTTACTAAGATTGGGATTCAGTTTTATAAAATGAAATTGCTTTCCCGTGGCGACCACAAATTGCTTGTTGCCGGATGTTGCTGCCGTATTGGAGGAGGAGTTCACAGGACCCTCCAAAACTTCAATATTGATTTCCTCTGAATTCAGCGTAACATATTTTGCTGTTTTTGGATTGAAGTAGCTAAAGGAAATACTGGGAATTGGATATTTTCCCCTGAATGAAGGAACTATGGTGTAATTATTGGCTACCTTTCCTTCCATTCCAGAAATCAGGGTACGTACACTCTCATCGTACTCAGGTTCGTAAACTTCAAGTGCGCTTGGTAGTTCGGGTTCTGGTAATTGAAATAATTTTAAGTTTCCTTTTCCAGATACTTCCACTTTTGCCTGTAACGATTCGGAGGCATTCAATCGTTTCTTGCTCGATGTTACCGAAAATTTAAAGTCTCCAACGGCACCTCCAAAATTAGCAGGTTTGCCTGCTTCTGGCAAAGCTTTTACATTTAATGTACGTCTGCCCGCAGAAACGGTTTTGCTTGTCTGGGTGTAAATACGTCCACCAAAAAAATCCCTTCTGTTGGTCGGAACATCTACAAAAATCTCAAGTGAAAGTGGTTCTATTTCCAAGCTTCCAAATTTTTGTGGATACAGCACCACTCTTTTTAGGACAACATAACGATACGGTTTTCCTTTATAGGTGCCATTTTGAGCACTATGTTTTGTTACAGGAATATCTTGGCTCCAGAAATTATTGTATTTAGGATTATCTAAAGGGCGATAATTGGTAACGCTGATGTTTGGGCTTACATAAAGTTTATATACAACGGTTACTGCTTCATTCAGGTATGGATTACCCTTGGACACTTCTGCAACAAGATGAAGGTTTTCATCCGCAACGTCATCCACGGTTTTCTGGTCGCTCGGCTTATCTACTGCCGCAGTGACTTCAACTGTTTTAGAAAGTGTTTTATAGGTTTCTCCGCCAATTTCTATAGTGGCCTGTTTTATTGTGAACTTGCCTCTGGCCGTAGGGATCAATATATAGGAATAAGACTTTGAATAACTGCGTTTACCATTGATCCAAGAGGAGCTTATGGATTGTGATGGTCCCATGACCACCTTGAAACCTTCAAAAGAGGGAGGCTTAAAATTATCTCCGTCCTTGTTCATGGTAAAATCCACTCGCAAGCGCTCATTTATCCCCAGTTTTTCCTTGCTGAGCTTTACCTCAAAAGTAACCTCATTTTCTTGACCATAGGGATAGAGCTCCGCAAACGGGGAGATATTCAAAAGGATAATAAAACAGTACCATGTCTTAATCATCACCAGTCCTTCTCGTTTTTAATTTTCTTGCCCTTCACTTTTTTCGCCTCCATTTTTTCTTGTACTTTCTTTTCCTCGTTCTGCATGGCTTCTAGCAGATTCTGAATTTGTTGCTTAGAAAGTTGATTGGGTCTTGGTTGTTGTTTTTGTTCTTGGGGTTGGTCGCCTTCATTTGGCTTTTTCTTTTGCTCTTCTTTCTTATCTCCTTCACCTTCTTTATTCTCTTCGGGCTTGTTTTCCCCTTTATCTCCTTCATCGCCGTCATCTTTGTTCTCATCTTCATTTTGGTCCCCTTCATTTTCTTTATCATTCTCCCCCTTATCGTCCTGATCCTGATTTTTGTCTTTCTGGTCTTCCTCGTTCTTTTTGTCCTTATCGTCTTGGTTTTGGTCGTTCTTTTGTTCGTCCTGTTGCTTTTTTAGCATTTCTTTAGCTAAGGCCAGATTGTAACGGGTTTCCTCATCAGTCGGGTTATTTCTAAGGGCCTCCTTGTAAGCTTCCACTGCTTTTTGGTATTCCTTGTTTTTCATGAACACATTGCCCATATTGTGGTAGGACTTGTGTTTTTCAGGTTTGGATTCTGCCGTCTCGCCTGCTTGTTTAAATCTACCAAAAGCTTCTTGATAGTTTTCCCTATTGTAGTAGGCATTACCTAGATTAAAAGGCGCAACAGCATTTTCACCGCTTTTGGAAATAGCTTTTCTATAGTCTGCTTCAGCGGTTATAAAATCATTTTTGGTAAGCTCCTTATTTGCTTCCCAAGTAAGGTTTTTCGAAGCTCTAAGCGATTCTTCAGCCTCTTTTTCTGCGATTTCGTCCTGTGCCTTCAACGTTATCGTTGTCAAAAGCAATAGACTTAATAGTAATCTTATCTTATACATCATCATGCTCATTAAAAAGATTTAGTTTTTTCAACCATTTTGTTTTTCTGTCCAAAATGAAGATATCCAAAAATAAAAATAATAGACCTATGCCCAAGAACCATTGAAATTGGTCTTTGTATTCTGCAAACTGTTTGGCCTCAAATTCTTTTTTGTCCATTTGGTCCAATTGTTCTTTGATCAAGTCTACTGCATTTTCTGTATTGGAACCATCTATGTATTCTCCGTTTCCTTGGTCGGCTATTTCTGATAAAATTGTCTCGTTCAGTTTTGTAATGACAACTTCACCTTGCGAGTCTTTTTTTAAACTTTCGACAACTCCTTTTCGTTTGATGGGTATTGGGGCACCTTTTGGTTTTCCGACACCTATGGTGAAAATACGGATACCGCTTTCCGATGCAGACTCTACGGCATCCAAAGTATTGCTTTCTGA
The nucleotide sequence above comes from Flagellimonas sp. HMM57. Encoded proteins:
- a CDS encoding SulP family inorganic anion transporter, with amino-acid sequence MFKYIKNDLPASIVVFFVALPLCLGIALASGAPLFSGLIAGIVGGILVGALSNSQIGVSGPAAGLAAIVLTAIGTLGGFENFLVAVVLGGIIQIIFGILKAGVIAYYFPSSVIKGMLTGIGIIIILKQIPHFFGYDSDPEGDFSFFQVDGENTFSEILNAINFISPGATLIAVIALIILIVWDQVLSKKSKIFKLIQGPLVAVVLGILYFVFTKNNEQLAISSEHLVSVPIPESMDSFKTLLRFPNFGVIGNPEIWITAFTIALVASLETLLCVEATDKLDPYKRTTPTNRELLAQGIGNSVSGLLGGLPVTQVIVRSSANIQSGGRTKASAIIHGFFLLISVVLIPKLLNMIPLSVLAAILFIVGYKLAKPGLFKKMYHLGWKQFVPFVVTVVGIVFTDLLVGIGLGLGVGIIVILIKSYQNSHFLHIEDKSNGVHKIKMTLAEEVTFFNKGAILKELDSLPENSYLELDVRKTRYLDNDIIEILEDFSEKARNKNINIKLVSERGEVENPESYIKFFKLDKESQKNIENDYAN
- a CDS encoding SH3 domain-containing protein; amino-acid sequence: MSIKKLAILICLFSVYFGISQNEARFTRATEHYNKGEYTQAIENYEQILENGEHSASLYFNLGNCHYKLNAIGPSIYYYEKALLLKPNDSEILNNLAYAENMRLDAVEEIPKTDIAALYSSIVNMLSFDQWSYLAVALILLFVLAYLAYFFLRFATQKRIAFITSVIALILGFFSILIAYLQYQDFKKDNPAIIFSSEVKITSEPNTNSEVVFTLHEGTKVNVLDELEDWKKIRLTDGQTGWLTSENLRLLKDF
- a CDS encoding BatD family protein, with protein sequence MIKTWYCFIILLNISPFAELYPYGQENEVTFEVKLSKEKLGINERLRVDFTMNKDGDNFKPPSFEGFKVVMGPSQSISSSWINGKRSYSKSYSYILIPTARGKFTIKQATIEIGGETYKTLSKTVEVTAAVDKPSDQKTVDDVADENLHLVAEVSKGNPYLNEAVTVVYKLYVSPNISVTNYRPLDNPKYNNFWSQDIPVTKHSAQNGTYKGKPYRYVVLKRVVLYPQKFGSLEIEPLSLEIFVDVPTNRRDFFGGRIYTQTSKTVSAGRRTLNVKALPEAGKPANFGGAVGDFKFSVTSSKKRLNASESLQAKVEVSGKGNLKLFQLPEPELPSALEVYEPEYDESVRTLISGMEGKVANNYTIVPSFRGKYPIPSISFSYFNPKTAKYVTLNSEEINIEVLEGPVNSSSNTAATSGNKQFVVATGKQFHFIKLNPNLSKIGTRYFFGSNNFYLLLLLPLLLIPIAVFSFKKREAIASDVIGNKIKQANKLARKYLSTSKKELGNKEAFYVALEKGLHNYLKAKLKIETTEFSKEKITAILTEKKVDTDDIDGFISLLKNCEMARYSPFSDVQMKNDYDSASEVISKLDKQL
- a CDS encoding tetratricopeptide repeat protein — protein: MYKIRLLLSLLLLTTITLKAQDEIAEKEAEESLRASKNLTWEANKELTKNDFITAEADYRKAISKSGENAVAPFNLGNAYYNRENYQEAFGRFKQAGETAESKPEKHKSYHNMGNVFMKNKEYQKAVEAYKEALRNNPTDEETRYNLALAKEMLKKQQDEQKNDQNQDDKDKKNEEDQKDKNQDQDDKGENDKENEGDQNEDENKDDGDEGDKGENKPEENKEGEGDKKEEQKKKPNEGDQPQEQKQQPRPNQLSKQQIQNLLEAMQNEEKKVQEKMEAKKVKGKKIKNEKDW